In Elusimicrobiota bacterium, one DNA window encodes the following:
- a CDS encoding cbb3-type cytochrome c oxidase subunit I, translating into MQNAETPLVDEKLVRWHFGAGLVCLLLSMLGGLSYSFQFLGGYPFPGMEWLSPGRVRMFHTNMIAYGWIVNAFIGGLCYVVPKLTDRPLASRKLSWVIFFAWQLVVVLMGGGILAGYAQGIEWTETPLFVDPLIVLGVVLLTINIFVPILKARHEAYYVSIWYFVAAMIWTALNYLMGNYLPQYIVPGTGGAAITSAFIHNLVGLLVTPLGWGLLYYFVPAVLKKPIYSHALSLIGFWSLAFFYPLNSVHHYLYSPIPMFIQYASVVASVGIHVVVYTVAYNFFATLRGNGTALMSNIPLRFFFLGIINYIITCFQCAVQVTLSAQQIIHFSDWVVGHAHLVMFGVFGFWILGMMAYLWPKMYKRPLPWGIASAAFWLCAAGNFILWADLGVAGLIQGFLWRHPSVPWIESIRASQPFWQIRTVAGTGMLAGIVLLVIALFKTARGTSAEAGAPAGLPVEG; encoded by the coding sequence ATGCAAAACGCGGAAACTCCGTTGGTGGACGAAAAGCTCGTCCGGTGGCATTTCGGCGCTGGGCTGGTTTGTTTGCTCCTTTCCATGTTGGGCGGTTTGTCGTATTCCTTTCAGTTCCTGGGGGGTTATCCCTTTCCGGGCATGGAATGGCTCTCGCCGGGGCGGGTTCGGATGTTCCACACCAACATGATCGCCTACGGGTGGATCGTCAACGCCTTCATCGGCGGATTGTGTTACGTGGTCCCCAAGCTGACCGACCGGCCGCTGGCGTCGCGCAAGCTTTCCTGGGTGATCTTTTTTGCGTGGCAACTGGTCGTCGTCCTGATGGGCGGCGGGATTTTGGCCGGCTACGCCCAGGGCATCGAATGGACGGAAACCCCGCTCTTCGTGGACCCCTTGATCGTGCTCGGCGTTGTTCTGCTCACCATCAACATCTTTGTGCCGATCCTCAAGGCGCGCCACGAAGCCTACTACGTGTCCATTTGGTATTTCGTCGCGGCCATGATTTGGACGGCCCTTAACTACCTGATGGGCAACTACCTGCCCCAATACATCGTGCCCGGAACCGGCGGGGCGGCCATCACCTCGGCGTTCATTCACAACCTGGTGGGCCTGCTCGTGACCCCGCTGGGCTGGGGCCTCCTCTACTACTTTGTGCCGGCCGTGCTTAAAAAACCCATTTACAGCCACGCGTTGTCCCTGATCGGGTTTTGGAGTCTGGCGTTTTTCTACCCGCTCAACAGCGTGCACCACTACCTGTATTCCCCGATCCCGATGTTCATTCAATACGCGTCGGTCGTCGCTTCCGTCGGGATTCACGTGGTGGTTTACACCGTCGCCTACAACTTCTTCGCCACGCTTCGAGGCAACGGGACCGCGCTGATGTCGAACATTCCGCTTCGGTTCTTCTTTTTGGGCATCATTAACTACATCATCACCTGTTTCCAATGCGCGGTGCAGGTGACGTTGTCGGCCCAACAGATCATCCACTTTTCCGACTGGGTGGTCGGCCACGCGCACTTGGTCATGTTCGGCGTGTTCGGGTTCTGGATCCTGGGCATGATGGCCTACCTCTGGCCCAAAATGTATAAGCGGCCCCTGCCCTGGGGCATCGCTTCGGCCGCTTTTTGGCTGTGCGCCGCGGGCAACTTCATCCTGTGGGCGGACTTGGGCGTGGCGGGCCTTATCCAGGGATTCCTCTGGCGGCACCCGTCGGTGCCCTGGATCGAATCCATTCGAGCCTCCCAGCCCTTCTGGCAGATTCGAACCGTTGCCGGCACGGGCATGCTGGCCGGAATTGTGCTTCTGGTGATCGCGCTGTTTAAGACGGCGCGGGGAACGTCAGCGGAGGCCGGCGCTCCGGCGGGCCTCCCGGTGGAGGGCTAA
- the kdpC gene encoding potassium-transporting ATPase subunit KdpC, with amino-acid sequence MYLKQWGTSVRAVLVLSVLTGLAYPFAMTGLAQLLFPKEANGSLILSAGRPVGSRLIGQSFDEPRYFWGRLSATGPTAYNGAASSGSNLGPANPALLKAVGDRIEALRSADPESRGPVPVDLVTASASGLDPEISPAAADFQLKRVARARGWPESAVERLIRENTRPRFLGLLGEPGVNVLALNNAMDRANP; translated from the coding sequence ATGTATTTAAAACAGTGGGGGACGTCCGTGCGCGCCGTCCTGGTCCTTTCGGTCTTGACGGGATTGGCCTACCCTTTCGCAATGACGGGACTGGCCCAGCTCCTTTTTCCAAAAGAGGCCAACGGGAGCTTGATCCTTTCGGCGGGACGGCCCGTGGGGTCCCGCTTGATCGGACAATCCTTCGATGAGCCGCGGTATTTTTGGGGGCGTCTTTCCGCCACGGGGCCGACGGCGTACAACGGGGCGGCCTCCTCGGGCTCGAACCTCGGGCCCGCCAACCCGGCGCTCCTTAAAGCCGTCGGCGACCGCATCGAGGCCTTGCGCTCGGCCGATCCGGAAAGCCGGGGGCCCGTGCCCGTCGACCTGGTGACGGCGTCGGCCAGCGGGTTGGACCCGGAGATCTCCCCGGCGGCGGCGGACTTTCAATTAAAACGCGTGGCCCGGGCGAGGGGATGGCCCGAGTCCGCGGTGGAGCGGCTGATCCGCGAGAACACCCGCCCTCGCTTTTTGGGCCTGTTGGGCGAGCCGGGCGTCAACGTTCTGGCCCTGAACAACGCCATGGACCGGGCGAACCCGTGA
- a CDS encoding SCO family protein: MALWGAPLVLAVWGAGCASGPRELPVLSSVGDFRLTAVTGEKTATLSAADMTGRVWIADFVWTRCKGPCFLMSGNMARLQRALPSEVRLVSVSVDPERDDPKSLLAYSKHFVGQENRWFFLTGDKAKVYALIENGFKLSAEENTQAPLAERFVHSTKFVLVDAAGRIRGYYDGEEPGEMKKLLRDTRGLLAPAAAS; this comes from the coding sequence ATGGCCCTTTGGGGGGCCCCGCTCGTCCTGGCGGTGTGGGGGGCGGGGTGCGCCTCCGGACCTCGGGAATTGCCGGTCCTGAGTTCCGTCGGCGATTTTCGGCTCACGGCGGTGACGGGCGAAAAGACGGCGACGCTTTCGGCCGCGGATATGACCGGACGGGTTTGGATTGCCGATTTCGTATGGACCCGGTGCAAGGGGCCGTGCTTTCTGATGTCGGGCAACATGGCCCGGTTGCAACGCGCGTTGCCGTCGGAGGTCCGGCTGGTGTCCGTGAGCGTGGATCCGGAACGGGACGATCCCAAATCGCTTTTGGCTTATTCCAAGCACTTTGTGGGTCAGGAAAACCGATGGTTTTTTTTGACGGGCGACAAGGCCAAAGTATACGCCCTCATTGAGAACGGGTTTAAACTCAGCGCCGAGGAAAACACCCAGGCGCCCCTGGCCGAACGGTTTGTTCATTCGACTAAATTTGTGCTGGTGGACGCGGCGGGGCGGATCCGCGGTTATTACGACGGCGAGGAGCCGGGGGAAATGAAAAAACTTCTCCGCGACACCCGCGGGTTGCTGGCCCCGGCGGCGGCGTCGTGA
- a CDS encoding DUF4118 domain-containing protein, with translation MSAPPDRRPDPDQLLKHVQAEEASLGRGRLKLFFGASPGVGKTYAMLEAARQRRREGREVVAGLVETHGRVDTEALVEGLEILPRKEILYKGVVLREFDLDAALKRRPRLILVDELAHTNAEGLRHAKRWQDVEELLDAGIDVYTTLNVQHWESLNDVVAQITGVSIRETVPDNFLDRADEIELVDLAPEDLLKRLREGKVYRGEVAGRAAENFFRPGNLIALRELALRHAAERVDAQMRAFKERHAIGEAWAVGERLLVGVTGSPMSARLVRAAGRLAARLRTPWIAAHVETPDLLAGPAADRDAAAENLRLAQGLGAETLVLTGEDVTEELLALARKRHVTRIVLGQPARPRWRERLFGSVVNDVARRCGDIDLHIVSGTGPDARPRRRSPAEGRRGAAGFLWGTAVAGLASLVCWPLAGSLDRVNLIMVYLVGIVVAAYRFGRRASAWASVLSVLCFDFFFVPPTFTFAIADSQYVLTFAAMLGVGLLISTIMGRLRLQTLSLRRRQERLRALYKLSRDMSETPDTASMLKSAAAQLREYYGRPVLLLTGGAGGQLEVAAGDPGEFEWSENERSVARWVFDKSQLAGAGTDTLAGARGLYLPLTGRRNTVGVLGLSVGPEGDSASTDALELLETFASEIGSALESTRLSEAIGREEVRAEGQAIERAAAAGNRLADFLPPDRLVFLEEGLTNEQRIRTLLARLDLENPNRAFHAVMERERAAPTVLGPGIRAPHARITGLDKIRAAMGVSRSAGEIWIVFLGPEDRPRDHLGFLSLVASFFQEPGRKEAVVASESLEILHRRLSGGGAAPGVPLV, from the coding sequence GTGAGCGCCCCCCCGGACCGGCGGCCCGACCCCGATCAATTGCTGAAGCACGTCCAGGCCGAGGAGGCGTCCCTCGGCCGGGGGCGGCTGAAGCTGTTTTTCGGCGCCAGCCCGGGCGTCGGCAAAACCTACGCCATGCTCGAAGCGGCCCGCCAGCGCCGTCGGGAAGGGCGGGAGGTGGTCGCCGGCCTGGTGGAAACCCACGGCCGGGTGGACACCGAGGCGCTCGTGGAGGGACTGGAAATTTTGCCCCGGAAGGAAATCCTTTACAAAGGCGTGGTCCTTCGGGAGTTCGACCTGGACGCCGCGTTGAAGCGGCGGCCCCGGCTGATCCTGGTGGACGAACTGGCCCACACCAACGCCGAAGGCCTGCGCCACGCGAAGCGGTGGCAGGACGTGGAGGAGCTTCTGGACGCGGGGATCGACGTGTACACCACTCTCAACGTCCAGCATTGGGAAAGCCTCAACGACGTGGTGGCCCAGATCACTGGGGTGTCGATCCGCGAGACGGTGCCGGACAATTTTTTGGATCGCGCGGACGAGATCGAACTGGTCGACCTGGCCCCGGAGGATTTGTTGAAGCGGCTGCGGGAGGGCAAGGTGTACCGCGGGGAGGTGGCGGGGCGCGCCGCGGAGAACTTTTTCCGGCCGGGCAACCTGATTGCGCTGCGGGAACTCGCCCTCCGCCACGCGGCCGAGCGGGTGGACGCCCAAATGCGCGCCTTCAAAGAGCGGCACGCCATCGGCGAAGCCTGGGCCGTCGGCGAGCGGCTGTTGGTGGGCGTCACGGGGAGCCCCATGTCGGCCCGGTTGGTGCGGGCCGCCGGGCGCCTCGCCGCGCGGCTTCGCACCCCGTGGATCGCGGCCCACGTCGAAACGCCGGATCTCCTGGCCGGACCCGCCGCCGATCGGGACGCCGCGGCGGAAAATTTGCGTTTGGCCCAGGGGTTGGGGGCTGAAACCCTGGTGTTGACCGGCGAGGACGTGACGGAAGAACTGCTCGCCCTCGCCCGCAAACGCCACGTCACGCGGATCGTCCTGGGCCAACCGGCCCGGCCCCGGTGGCGGGAACGACTGTTCGGCTCGGTGGTCAACGACGTGGCGCGCCGGTGCGGAGACATCGATTTGCACATCGTCAGCGGGACCGGGCCCGACGCCCGGCCCCGACGACGCTCCCCGGCGGAAGGCCGACGGGGCGCTGCGGGATTCCTTTGGGGGACCGCCGTGGCGGGCCTGGCTTCCTTGGTTTGCTGGCCCTTGGCCGGGAGTTTGGACCGGGTGAACCTGATCATGGTTTATTTGGTCGGCATCGTGGTCGCGGCTTACCGGTTCGGGCGCCGGGCCTCGGCGTGGGCGTCGGTCCTCAGCGTCCTGTGCTTCGATTTCTTTTTTGTCCCGCCCACCTTCACCTTCGCCATCGCCGACAGCCAGTACGTTCTGACCTTCGCCGCCATGCTGGGGGTGGGCCTCCTGATCAGCACGATCATGGGCCGACTTCGGCTCCAGACGCTTTCCCTCCGCCGGCGGCAGGAGCGTTTGCGCGCCCTCTATAAACTGAGCCGGGACATGTCCGAAACGCCGGACACGGCGTCGATGTTGAAATCGGCCGCGGCCCAGCTGCGGGAGTATTACGGAAGGCCCGTTCTGCTATTGACCGGGGGGGCGGGGGGACAACTGGAGGTGGCCGCCGGAGACCCGGGCGAATTCGAATGGAGCGAAAACGAACGGTCCGTCGCCCGGTGGGTGTTCGACAAATCCCAATTGGCCGGCGCGGGGACCGACACCTTGGCGGGGGCCCGGGGGCTTTATTTGCCGCTCACGGGCCGCCGAAATACGGTGGGCGTTCTGGGCCTTTCCGTGGGGCCCGAAGGGGACTCGGCTTCGACCGACGCGTTGGAGCTGTTGGAAACCTTCGCCTCCGAAATCGGGAGCGCTTTGGAAAGCACACGGCTCAGCGAGGCCATCGGACGGGAAGAGGTTCGGGCCGAAGGCCAGGCCATCGAGCGCGCCGCCGCGGCGGGGAACCGCCTGGCCGATTTCCTTCCTCCGGATCGGCTCGTGTTTTTGGAGGAAGGTTTGACCAACGAGCAAAGGATTCGAACCCTGTTGGCCCGGTTGGATTTGGAGAATCCCAACCGGGCTTTTCACGCGGTTATGGAGCGGGAGCGCGCCGCCCCGACGGTCTTGGGGCCGGGAATACGGGCGCCCCACGCCCGGATCACCGGGTTGGATAAAATTCGGGCGGCGATGGGGGTTTCCCGGTCGGCCGGGGAAATTTGGATTGTTTTCCTAGGGCCGGAGGACCGGCCCCGCGATCACCTGGGGTTCCTGTCGTTGGTGGCTTCCTTTTTCCAGGAACCCGGCCGGAAAGAGGCCGTCGTCGCTTCGGAATCCTTGGAAATCCTCCACCGGCGCCTGTCGGGCGGCGGCGCCGCCCCGGGGGTTCCCCTGGTTTAG